Part of the Pan paniscus chromosome 3, NHGRI_mPanPan1-v2.0_pri, whole genome shotgun sequence genome is shown below.
CCAAAGTCaaggttatttttttaaaaaagaaattggctTACTACACAGAATTTTGTTATCAATCGGTTAACCTGCCAGTTCAGTTAAGAATATTCATAGGGATAGGAGGCCTTAAGAACCACACTCATCTAcgtttacatcttttttttttttttgagacggagcctgttgcctaggctggagtgcagcggcacgattttggctcactgcaacccccgcctcccaggtccaagtgattctcctgcctcagcctctcctgcctcagctgggattacaggtgcgtgccaccatgcctggctaattttcatatttttggtagagacagtttcaccatgttggttaggctggtctcgagctcctgacctcatgatccacccgcctcagcctccgtaagtgctgggattacaggtgtgagccaccacgcctggcctaccaTTAACATCTTTAATCTTTGTAATGTTTTTtgctaaatgtgaaaaataaaatataattacaggaatgttatgtatttttaaaggattgCCTCTAAAGCCCCAGTTTCTCTAATGAATTCATTATAGAAAAACCAGTTTCAAAAACTAATGTTTATACCTATGTCTGTCTGTAGCTTTGCTTAGAAAACCCTATTAAACTATTCTGAGGGGTCCACGTTTCATGAAGAACTCACAGATTAAGTTAGGGTGCAAAAGTTTATGAAGGGAAGCTGTGTTTAACTTCCTCTTTCATAGTTACTTACATTCTCATACTATGCCCTAGACCCAGACCTAAGTCTTTGAATGAAAAGGGAAAGTTTAATTATTCAAAGTGAAAAGCAGGCCCTTTGTATCAGACACTTTTTGGAGACCGCTGACTTAATTTGGGTCACTGCCATGCACTTCTGGAGTGACCAATTCTGCAAGAGCCCCCCATCCAGCCACAAACACACCTCTTACTAACCAGCCCCAACACTGGCTTCTCTTATTGACTCCTTGGATAAACCCACGGGCATACTGCCAAGAACCTAatgtttcctttctccttcctttctccctttcccacAAGGTTCTGTATTTTACTCAGCTCCTAAAGCAGTCTCAAAAGTTCCACATGCCAACTCTCGTTACCTTTATAACAGCTCATCCTCCTTCCCAGCTTGCTGACCCTGTTCCTAGATCACTCACTTTTCTGTCAAATACTTGAACTGAAAGAGGCTCTTGTTTCAGGTTCGGCCTCCTGAGGAAGCCAGACTAACAGAAAGTTCATATTGTATGTACAAGTATTGACTTGATAATATTCTTTGGtaacttttataaagaaaaacaggcttTAAGAAATTGAGTTTTCAGAGTATAAAGTAAGTATACTTTGTTTTCAAAACACTCAATTTGCTTCACCTTTAGCCAACATAAATATCACTGAATgctaaatgtaaaaaccattaaaaaacaatttaatccATATTCTTAGATATTCTGCACATTCCCATTTAGTCattgcagaaaaaaaatggtaGCACTAGCTATAAAATCACTTAAAACTAGACTCAAATACAAGTCCTACCACTTACTAGTTGCATAACCCTAAGCAAGTAACTTGGCCTCAATTTCGTTATATAAACTAGGGAAAATTACACAGTACCCATAGATTATAAATTCCACATGGCTTTTAGTTGCATGTACGAGAATTGTCTTCTAGCTGGAAACATGTCAtggaaatcatttattttaaggaGTTTACAAAAATTCTCAAGATCCACATGCTATATTACCTGGTTAACCCTGGAACCAAAGAATCACAAGCAGAATCAAGAGACAAAATTTAATATATGCACACAGTTTTATATATAATGCAGCATCACACCATGTAGGGCATTTACTCTTATTTTATACATTCAGATATGTTTGAAACACTTCTTAAGGCTACAAAAcagaacatagaaaaataaacaggaataTATTCAACACTTACAAAAAGTGATATGATAAAGAATATAAAGTACTAGTTTCCTTTTAACACTTcaaaagatatgtatatatacttttttttacaaGTAACATCACAAATGATCACATCTTCACATGCTCTTAAAGTATTATTTGTACTCAGTGTAAGGCTATTATCGTTTTTCATACATAAAATTTTCTAGCTCTGTAACACAATGcaatttttaatccattcaagTAAGTTCAACCCCAAAGTTGCTGCTTCCCAGCATTAAGACATGCACCCACCCCTCTTCTAAGATTTTCTAAAACTTGTATTTGGGGGAGAAagacctcttttaaaaaataatcccaaTTAGTGGGAGAGTAAATGGCTGACATTAGTAGCAAAACCTTAGTTATGTGAAAATAACATATTGGAAATGAGACATTATTAGGATTTTAAACAAACAATAGCATTTAGACATAAAGTAGGAAGCAAAATACAGTAAACAGAAATAGTGTAGCCAAATATGCATTCTCTTCAGCTACACTAGAGTGGACCTTGCTTAGTACCCTTAAGTAAAAGACAAAACATTTACCTCATCTAAAAATGAAGGTAAAACGaaagaggcaaaaataaatattgctaGTTTCTAGGATGGCTGAATGTTTTCTAAACCAGAAATGGTTAGAAAGGAACTTTATTGCACCAAGTCAATCATAAGCAAGTTTGCAGTTCACAGGCATTTTAATTCAACCTTGAGTCACAAAGGAAACAACACGCTGCAAGAATACAGTCTGCATTAAATAAGATATATCGGCATCGTGGTCTGGGAAAACCTATGCCAGGACAAGGCAGGGTCTGAGCTTAGGTCTGCCATGAAAATGAATTTGTGGGTTATCAGTAAACAGTATGAGGACTACACAGATGCCAGCATCCTGCTGCCAAGGAGACATGGGGCAAGAGTTGAAGATTTGAGAGGAAATGAAGAGACATACACAACACCAAAGGGAAAAGGGGGCTGGAATCAAGTTCAGCCAAAGCACCTAACACAAAAAACAGGTGAGCTTTGGTCAGTCTGTTCTTCAAAATATGTATGATCATAATATGGTGAAGTTTCGTAATTTCCAactcaaaaatacaaatgatCCTCAGTTCTATACTTTTGCCTCTATTCTCTTATAAAGAAATATGTCAACATAACAGTATGACATAAACAgttaaaatgaaggacaaaagctTGCTTAGCCTTAGTTTGACCTCAGCATAAGGCAAAATCCCCTGgactaatacatttaaaaacaaacttaaaggaaaaaaagcgAAACCAACCTTCATgcaaagattaattttaaaactatcaaaAGTCAGTTCTTTTATTCCAGAGGTCACTGAGAAAAGTACCATCTGCTAAAATTCTCTTTCAAGCACTTCTTCCATCATATCCTAGAGGTGAGATATGggaaacagaaagcaaatcagtgtttccttcaggagctataTTCTGTTACTCAATTGAGGTAAGACAAAGTGACAATGAAGATATGAGTAGTATTTTCAGAAGCTGAGATCAAACCCCAGTCAATAAAATGCAGGACACTAGAAGCAACAACTTATTTTGGACTCCTGAGATCAAACACATTGAACTTTCAAATCTGGTGTTTGTATCAAAATGTGATTTTCATTAAAATCTGGTAAGCTAGTCCTACATAAAAAAGCATGAGCTGAAAGTGGAGGACCCTCTATCTTCTCATTCCTTAACTGAGCCACcgatgttaagaaaaaaatggcttAAGCGGTACCTTCAACAACTATTCTAGTTAAGAAGGTGACAGCAAATTCCTTTCAATAGGTTCTCTCAAGAAAAGTTTTCCACACAACCATCCCAGTCTTTACAATTTTTTACCTAGCACcatcataataaaatgttatctttCAAAGTGCTCTCTAAAATCCTGTTACATTATCTAAATGCTAATCACTACTCAAATCAGCAGTTACACAGACGTTAGGTAATTAAAACAGCACAGAGGTAAATAACCATTATTACAGTACAGTGGCGATTCACTGAGCCCAGCTGGCATCCAAACATTCCCATAGGTTATCAGAGAACCCAGAAAACCCATCTGTTTCAGTTTGTCAAATTCAAGTGAATTGTATTTTCTTAAGTAATTtgctttacaaaaaaagaaagtcaccGCATCTGGTTTTGGCTAGGTATATTACACATGGCATGCAAACAGAAATTACTACTATGTTATTTGCATAGCACTCAAACTTCCTGATCAGAAGAtaatctcaacataataaaagagtGGATTTTCACATTGGTATGCACAAATAAAGAATATAAGCTAcagttatttttacaaaataacacAGATGAATGAATACTGTGTTAATTCAGAGTTCAATCTCCAAATGAGAACAGAGTGCAACATGCAAAGGGAACCTCTAGTGAATACTGCAAAGACTGGAAGAAAGCAGAATGTAAGATGTTACCTACCTAAGGGTAACAAGCtataaaatacaaagcaaaaccaTTTTCTAGCAGCATCCTCTAGAAAAGAACTAGAAGTCACAATCATATTATCTTCTATACAATAGTTCCAGCCCTGACAAGTAGAACATGCAAGTGTAAAGTGAAAGTGATACACAACCAatggtgtgtggggggggggggaagaaaacacacacaactCTAGAAACCTGTCAAGctaaaaatttttaacatttcttctcaCAAAATATTTAGAATCTGTCAGTGCATTAGTGTTAAAGTGGCATTAAAAAAACTTCTGCAGTTCTAACTGATGcagattattttcaaaatgcataGCATCTACATTTCTTTCGAGTAGGCACCATGATATTTACACCAGTGCTAAGAATTCTTGGTGGAAACAGCCATTTCATTGGATTTCCTACTATTCTTCTATGCAATCTCAACAAATaccaaaattcaaaaatataccTTATGAATATTAAAACAACTATATACAACATTGCTAAGACACAGTTAATAGGCTGCCTTATGTGAATATTAAAGAGAAGACATTATTCAAGTTTGACAGATATTGAGATGAAAGGCCTTTGGGTTGGAAGCATTTTAAAAGACAACAGTGTTTTAGGctgagaattgtttgagcccagttTATGACTAAGGCATtgcataataaaatatacatttctattTGGTGCAACGTTATGTTTGGAATCTATAGTGTGTCAAATGGTATATTTTCTTGTCACTTTAGTAAACACTATAAAGCACACATTTCCAACATTTGAAATCAAACTTATAAACTTATAAGGAAAAAAGCCAAACACTAAatctataatgttttatattaagctgtttataaaaaatactttaacaaACTTATCTTCTACTTTTTACGGGGACAGTCACTTGATAAACAGATTCTGAATGAAGAAAACTGGCAATGCCAGGAATTAACCTGCCCCCTTGAACTCATGTCCAAAATGTCTTGTCCAGTATGGGAGTGAAGGTAaggggggctggggagaggaaagAGTTCCAACTGGGGTTTttactttattgtatttttttaaagccttcaGAAACATTCCACCTAAGAGTTTCTGTTAGAAAATACTTCGGCAACAACCATCAAGTGTGCTGTCCCCTATGGCCATCTCCCATCCCTGATCTCCTCCTATCTCCCCTAAATGGTCGCCCTCTGACATTTCGATGGTACTGATAACCTTCATCCCGACTTCTGCTTGGCTGTCCTTTCCAGGACTCCTCACTTCTCACATGTTGATATCCACCCCTACCAGAATAGCCCCAATCACTTTTGTACTTCCTGCTTCCATAAGTTTGATTATAGAACTGCTTGGATCTACCACTTCTCAAAATATTAGACACTTCATTTTCATCTTCTGAACTCTCTTCTTTTGGTCTTTGCACTCTGCTATCAACAGAGTTGGCCCCAGGGCTGACCACATCAGCAGCAGTCTTAGgatcttttactttttctgttttttctttcaggCTTTGAATGGTCCTTTTAGGTTCAAGTTCAACAGgcacagtttctctctctctgtttagaATCTGAGTGGGAGGATGAGCCTTTCCCTCTGCTACAGGAGGGATGGAAGCCAATGCCGTATCTGCCTTTCGTGTCTGGGAAGATTGCTCTGTCCGGCCTTCGTCCAGCTTACTGCTCACACTTGCTTCAGGGAGAGAATGTACATGTTCACCCCTGGCTTCTGGAAACTCATCTACTGTTGAAACTGAACCACAATCTTTAGACAGATCCAGATTTTCCAGAGACAGATCCAATTCTCCTTTTTCATCAGAGGGCAGGACAATATTCTGCCTCATTACTGGATTTTCTATGAATCCCTGAAAAGGGTACCCATACCAAAcatgaggaaagaaaggaggtgCAATAGGAACTGGGCCTAAGAATGGATTGGGTCCAAAAGATGGCTGGGGGAACATATTCTTGCCACTTAGTGACTCTTCATAATCAGCATGCAGAAGCTGCCCAGGGGTCTCagattcaagatcagcctggtaaGACAATTGTCCATGATTTTCAGACACCTGAGATGGAGGGATAACCAGAGGTGAAGAAAATGTCGGCGGTCCAATCTCTGGCTGTGGCATTTGACCATTAACACTGGCCTCAGTCTGCATAGGAAAGTGGGCATCGGTACAGGTACAATCACTTTCATTCTGAGCAGCAGGAGCCTCTTGGAACCAGGGATTATGAGGATAAACAGGGACAGGGACCTTTGGGTACATCCTGCAGGCTGCCAGGTAGGCCTGGTGCAGAGGGTACAGGTAAGAATGTGGGGCCCACATAGGACAACTGTATGCCTGAAGAGACAAAAAACagttaaataaacaaaagaggagaaaaaagagaggttTGGGTGGATATCAATCTACAAGTACTAGGGTCAAAATAAGTTTCTCATGCCTACAAAGACCATATAATCTATAGTCCAAATACTAAATCACTGTGATAACCAACGTGAAAATGAATTACAAAATTCACTGCTTTAAGACTCCATTGCTTGCTCCTGTCCTAAAACCAATCTGAAGTCCTCATAGGTTGATAGGAGATAGTATCTCCATCACTGACTGTTTAGCCAGACCTGCATTCACATTCGGGCTCTACCACTAACTCACTGTGTGACCCCATGCAGGCCAGTTAACATCTGAATTTGTTTTACTGGGAATGCCAGTATAAGAGTAGATGATCTCCAATGTCAGGACTCTGCAATTCTAGGAGCCCCCAAGAGTACTCCGAATGTAAGGATTAAGTTAGACCTCTCATCAGGGAGGGATAATGTTGAAAATGAAATATTCCAAATCCTTCCTCTGCAAGAGTTCAGCTAAAAACCAAAATATGAAGAAAGTATAACCAGCTAATTGGCTAACCAATTAAAATCaacattaaatacattaaaattaagcaATGCAGCAGATGGTAAAATAATCAAGTTTCTTTTTATGAAAGTGGTCAGCAGGCTAAAGGTAGGGCACTTCGTTTCATAGTTTAACTGTCTAGAACCCACAAAAACTAATCTAGGACAGGAGAAAACCTAACATTTAACAAGGACAGAGTTCTCCAATCTAAGAAAAGCTATTTCTAGGCTGACCACTTCCCAAAGGATACCTCTGCTCTTCTAGTCAACAACCACACTATCTTACATAGGAGGATGTACACGTTATTTCCTTTGATCTTTTCAATAATGGAGGCAAGTAAAGAATATTACCCCCATTCTATAAATGAAAAAAGCTAGGCCCAGATACACTACATGGCTTGCCCAGGGAAATTCAGCTAAAGAGTGATGGAGCAGAACTTCAAGCCCAGATTTACATCTAATTATTCCCCAGCAAGGGCATTTCCACTAGGCTGCCCAAAGATGCAGCTATGTCTTAAATATACTCACAGGTTTAGCCATCACCAGTTAAGACAAAAAGTAAGTAAAACTGGAGCCTCTACTAGCACCAAAAACAAACGATATAGTACTGAAAATGCTGGTTTTTAAAATGATGAGATTTAGTAAACTTTAGGTTACTGACTGACAGGGTAAGAGTTAACACtagtaataatttaaaacactattaatgaataaaataacttttaagatGATAAAATGTAAATACCTTCACACCAAGATTGAAGAAGAATCGAAGAATAttcttatctaaaaataaaagtaatcacttgttaaaattatatatctgcagagatttttttaaatcatcctcATTAAATATATAGTTCTAAAGACAATTTTACCTACTATAATTGTCTTCTCTAGCCTGTGATACAAAACATAGATAAAAACTGTAATATAACACAACCCAAAAACAGGTTGTTCCCAAAGGTTAATTCCAGATTCAATAGGCTTTGTCTGTTAGCATATAAATCCCAAAATGGCTTAGATTGAAATTTTTATCTCATTAAAACTGAATCTGGGTAAAGGACATTCAGGTGGCTTTCTTTCTCAACTTTTCTAGggatttaaaaattaggaaataaaaatgttgagAAGAATGGTAAAATCAACATAAAACCTAACTTATTAGTAGCATCATTCGCAGGATAATATTCTTCCAAGTATTCATTTGCCATGAGCCAGTTACTCATAGACACAAACATCAAACTACTaactaataaaacaaaaacatccacATAAATCCAGGTAAACAGCATATAGTAGTCAGTGCATTACTCAAATTTACAGAtataaaattttggaaactaaAGAGGAGGGAGGGGtaaattccttaaaaataaagagggaaagcaaactttgaaagaattttttaaacaaaaataagacaTACTAAATATAGTACTTTAACAGCCACTACATActatatttgcttttctctgtaaCTTTTTCATGGATGCATGTCTGAAATGCAGACCAGTGTTGATAAAGCTCCACAGTGTTTAGGTATCTAATTAGTGAAATTATTATCTTAATTCAGAATGGTTTCAAGTCCATTTATGTAAAAACACAGAAGGAGGTATCATTACTAAGCATACTAGCATTAACAAGTATgctagaaacattaaaaaaaaattttctgggccaggcgcggtggctcacacctgtaaacccagcacttcgggaggcaaaGGCACGCAGAttacgaggtcgggagatcgagaccatcctggctaacacggtgaaaccccgtctctactaaaaaatacaaaaaattagccaggcctggtggcatgtgcctgtagtcatcccagctactcaggatgctgaagtgggagaattgtttgaatctgggaggtggaggttgcagtgagccgagatcacaccactgcactccagcccaggtgacagagcgagactccgtctcaaaaaaaaaaaaaaaaaaaaaaaaaattataatacattttctAATAAATCAAGCTGAAACAAGAATGACTGACTAATAGCTAAACCTTTGCTGTCCTTCCCATCCTTGAGCTTACTAAGAAACCAGACCTCTGACCTCTACTTACATCTCTTCATTTCTTAACTAAGCTTATTTGGACTTGATAAAGTCGATTTGAACTTGGAGAAGGAGCTCACCTTTAGGTAGGTCCTCCCCAGTCTGACACAGTGAATAAGGTGGTACAATGGCTCGATCTCCCTTTTCATTACAAGGAAACCCAGGATAGAGTGGGTCTTGATAAAGGCTCAATGTCTGAGGCAAAGGCATCAAGGGCTGGTTAACTGCCTGTATTGACACAGGAACTGGAGAGGGTGTTAAATGAGCTTGGGATACAGCTGAATCAGGTCCAGTGGTCAAAGTCTGTGTCACTGACAAAACGGGAATTGGAGCAGGGACACctacaaaagagaagaaaaggaatcaaaatgACAAAAGATGAAAATCTCTACAAATATGCTTACATTAACCTATAAAGAATGCTGTATAACTGATAAAGCCAATCTAAAGTAGTACCTTTTAATATCAACCAAGAGCCCTCCTGGACACCAAGAAGGAAATACGTCCAGGACACAAGCTTTGAGTCAATGTCTTCTAATAGTAGCTCTTGCAGGCACGCGTAGGACATGGGGCTGGTCAAGGGGTTCATTATGGGGCCATAAAGAGCTGGCCCATGAAGGAAGCATCAAACCGTGGTGCTAATTAGTGCTGAGCAACCAAAGCAACCAGCTCAAACATCATGCTCCTGAGACTATGAGGGCATATGTCAGATGAATACACCACCAAATGTACATGGTCTTTCCACATTGGAAGCAGAGCAAAGCAGAGTATCACAGAAAGCTCTGTGAGGCCCCACACACCTAATCCTGCTCAGAGGTCAAACTTTCACTCAAGAATTTGAAGTCTCTGACTAGAAAGGCATTTTGGCTGGCTAGATTTTCTAAACCCTTCTCTAACCTGTTGGTCCAAAAGTTGTAGGTtcacttggccaggctggcacagtggctggtAAAGAAGGCACCGCAGGAGTTAGATGTACCTCTGGAGAAACTAGAAGGGGAGCTGGATTTGACAAAGACACATGTTCTGCTGGCTTCTTCAAGAAAGGGGTGAGTgggggaagacagaaaaagacaagAGGTCATTTTGCTTTAACACTATTTCTAACCACCAGATACATATTGAGTTGCCTGCCTTTTATACAAATGAAGTACAAATAGCCCTTATAGTCttagaaatgtaagaaaaacaCACAGTAGCTAAAGATAATATGCAAACAAATTTGATCCTAACCAAGGGTTGCCTACCAACAAGgactgtattttttaatacagacagggtttcaccctgttgcccaggctagtctcaaaactcttgggctcaagcgatctgcccgccttggcatcccaaggtgctggaattacaggcgtgagccaccgcacctatgCACTAGCAGAGTTAAATACAACACAATACTTTTAAGGCAAGTGAGCAAAATCATTGAAATCTTGAAATTCATGATTATTTAGAAAAACTCCTCATATAACTATATGCTTTCTTACCAATATGAAGAATGTTGGTTGAAAGGCATTTAACATTTAACTTTCTCTACTCTTGTATTAGGATCAAGAACTAAAATGTCTGCTAGAACACAGGTTCATCATGAAATTTGTaaattggtatttttttaatgtatatttttcaaaCCTTTTCAATCAGTACATTCCCTCCCATCTGTGAAATAACTGATGCAGATAactcttttaaattttgaaataaagtagAAATTCAGTTTCCCTTCAAAAATCTAATTTTCAAGTAAATCTACCAAAGTAATACAAAGTATCAAATATAACgataacaaatataaatatattcaaagtcAATTCAAAAGAATGGTCTCAATCACCAGAAAATGGTGGTTATTTCTATAACATTCCATAAATATCAAGAACATTCTAGACTAACAtcagaatacatttaaaaatcataaccaCAGCCAAACTGTGATGCCAGAAAAAATTCTCCCATTTCCCATActgatgttttctgtttttaaatgacCCTATATACAGAGCAAAGAAACCCAGAGAGTGGAGCATTCAATGTTAAATGCAACAATATACTTACTTGTTCTGCAGGAGAAGGGCACTCTAACTTCTTTGACTTTGATGGTGATGAAACTGTTGCATATTTATCATCAGTAATATTCTTTGGAagcaaaaaagaagcaaagttttGTATTTCAGAGACCCACATTCTGGAATATTGATGGTTTCCTTTTATAATTCACCCTACCTGTATCTGACAGAACCCTCTCACCACTGAGTATTTTTTCCAATTATATGTTATTTTCAACAGGTAGGCTAACTTTGCCTGAACATCTTTATTACATCAAACTACTGGGCAGTTTTCACTGGAGGCAAGGCTTCAAACATTATACTCTTCTCCTTTAAAAACATCACTCTAGAGGGACAGAGAATAAAGGCTACTTTCTAACAATTCAGGCAGGGCACCCTAATGTACCTTGAAGAAACTGTCATAATTTGTGAGTGACTTCTCAATCCCCATCATCTTTTCCCTGCTTTTCTACTTTCCTAATACACAGCTAtagaattttgaaattattttcacctTCTTCCACTTCTTCCTACTGTACTACACAgtattaaggaaaaagaaaagatgcaagTAGTGTTTAAAACTTTTACCTCCGATGTGCTTGGTTCGGGTCTTTTATCCAACTGACTATGTCCATGAATAGAGTCTATAGCAGATCAAGATTAAAAAAGACAGCATAAGCCACCAGTCATGTCTGAACACAGAAGAAAATACGAAGATAGAAGAAGCCAAAAGTATTATTTGAACCATGTTTAGTCAGTGAAAATGTAGTTTTTAGAATAGCACTTAACATCCTTTAGCTTGAGTCAATACTTCTCTGCAACATTCAAAATATGTGACATTAGATAAATTACTTAACAACTTAAAAAGGGTTCTTTCCCAAATATATGACATTAAGCCAGTCATCTAAAGAGATCTCTAGCATCTGCTTTCTAATGATGAGATAACTTACCTTTGTCTTTTCGTTCTTCTGTATCCATTCTCCGCCTGCTTCCTTTTCTATCACTTACATGTGATGATTTTCTCTGGACACATGGATTGCTACTCTGAGAagctgactg
Proteins encoded:
- the OTUD4 gene encoding OTU domain-containing protein 4 isoform X7; translation: MEAAVGVPDGGDQGGAGPREDATPMDAYLRKLGLYRKLVAKDGSCLFRAVAEQVLHSQSRHVEVRMACIHYLRENREKFEAFIEGSFEEYLKRLENPQEWVGQVEISALSLMYRKDFIIYREPNVSPSQVTENNFPEKVLLCFSNGNHYDIVYPIKYKESSAMCQSLLYELLYEKVFKTDVSKIVMELDTLEVADEDNSEISDSEDDSCKSKTAAAAADVNGFKPLSGNEQLKNNGNSTSLPLSRKVLKSLNPAVYRNVEYEIWLKSKQAQQKRDYSIAAGLQYEVGDKCQVRLDHNGKFLNADVQGVHSENGPVLVEELGKKHTSKNLKAPPPESWNTVSGKKMKKPSTSGQNFHSDVDYRGPKNPSKPIKAPSALPPRLQHPSGVRQHAFSSHSSGSQSQKFSSEHKNLSRTPSQMIRKPDRERVEDFDHTSRESNYFGLSPEERREKQAIEESRLLYEIQNRDEQAFPALSSSSVSQSASQSSNPCVQRKSSHVSDRKGSRRRMDTEERKDKDSIHGHSQLDKRPEPSTSENITDDKYATVSSPSKSKKLECPSPAEQPAEHVSLSNPAPLLVSPEVHLTPAVPSLPATVPAWPSEPTTFGPTGVPAPIPVLSVTQTLTTGPDSAVSQAHLTPSPVPVSIQAVNQPLMPLPQTLSLYQDPLYPGFPCNEKGDRAIVPPYSLCQTGEDLPKDKNILRFFFNLGVKAYSCPMWAPHSYLYPLHQAYLAACRMYPKVPVPVYPHNPWFQEAPAAQNESDCTCTDAHFPMQTEASVNGQMPQPEIGPPTFSSPLVIPPSQVSENHGQLSYQADLESETPGQLLHADYEESLSGKNMFPQPSFGPNPFLGPVPIAPPFFPHVWYGYPFQGFIENPVMRQNIVLPSDEKGELDLSLENLDLSKDCGSVSTVDEFPEARGEHVHSLPEASVSSKLDEGRTEQSSQTRKADTALASIPPVAEGKAHPPTQILNRERETVPVELEPKRTIQSLKEKTEKVKDPKTAADVVSPGANSVDSRVQRPKEESSEDENEVSNILRSGRSKQFYNQTYGSRKYKSDWGYSGRGGYQHVRSEESWKGQPSRSRDEGYQYHRNVRGRPFRGDRRRSGMGDGHRGQHT
- the OTUD4 gene encoding OTU domain-containing protein 4 isoform X11, which translates into the protein MACIHYLRENREKFEAFIEGSFEEYLKRLENPQEWVGQVEISALSLMYRKDFIIYREPNVSPSQVTENNFPEKVLLCFSNGNHYDIVYPIKYKESSAMCQSLLYELLYEKVFKTDVSKIVMELDTLEVADEDNSEISDSEDDSCKSKTAAAAADVNGFKPLSGNEQLKNNGNSTSLPLSRKVLKSLNPAVYRNVEYEIWLKSKQAQQKRDYSIAAGLQYEVGDKCQVRLDHNGKFLNADVQGVHSENGPVLVEELGKKHTSKNLKAPPPESWNTVSGKKMKKPSTSGQNFHSDVDYRGPKNPSKPIKAPSALPPRLQHPSGVRQHAFSSHSSGSQSQKFSSEHKNLSRTPSQMIRKPDRERVEDFDHTSRESNYFGLSPEERREKQAIEESRLLYEIQNRDEQAFPALSSSSVSQSASQSSNPCVQRKSSHVSDRKGSRRRMDTEERKDKDSIHGHSQLDKRPEPSTSENITDDKYATVSSPSKSKKLECPSPAEQPAEHVSLSNPAPLLVSPEVHLTPAVPSLPATVPAWPSEPTTFGPTGVPAPIPVLSVTQTLTTGPDSAVSQAHLTPSPVPVSIQAVNQPLMPLPQTLSLYQDPLYPGFPCNEKGDRAIVPPYSLCQTGEDLPKDKNILRFFFNLGVKAYSCPMWAPHSYLYPLHQAYLAACRMYPKVPVPVYPHNPWFQEAPAAQNESDCTCTDAHFPMQTEASVNGQMPQPEIGPPTFSSPLVIPPSQVSENHGQLSYQADLESETPGQLLHADYEESLSGKNMFPQPSFGPNPFLGPVPIAPPFFPHVWYGYPFQGFIENPVMRQNIVLPSDEKGELDLSLENLDLSKDCGSVSTVDEFPEARGEHVHSLPEASVSSKLDEGRTEQSSQTRKADTALASIPPVAEGKAHPPTQILNRERETVPVELEPKRTIQSLKEKTEKVKDPKTAADVVSPGANSVDSRVQRPKEESSEDENEVSNILRSGRSKQFYNQTYGSRKYKSDWGYSGRGGYQHVRSEESWKGQPSRSRDEGYQYHRNVRGRPFRGDRRRSGMGDGHRGQHT
- the OTUD4 gene encoding OTU domain-containing protein 4 isoform X9, with protein sequence MACIHYLRENREKFEAVTCNFKHFIEGSFEEYLKRLENPQEWVGQVEISALSLMYRKDFIIYREPNVSPSQVTENNFPEKVLLCFSNGNHYDIVYPIKYKESSAMCQSLLYELLYEKVFKTDVSKIVMELDTLEVADEDNSEISDSEDDSCKSKTAAAAADVNGFKPLSGNELKNNGNSTSLPLSRKVLKSLNPAVYRNVEYEIWLKSKQAQQKRDYSIAAGLQYEVGDKCQVRLDHNGKFLNADVQGVHSENGPVLVEELGKKHTSKNLKAPPPESWNTVSGKKMKKPSTSGQNFHSDVDYRGPKNPSKPIKAPSALPPRLQHPSGVRQHAFSSHSSGSQSQKFSSEHKNLSRTPSQMIRKPDRERVEDFDHTSRESNYFGLSPEERREKQAIEESRLLYEIQNRDEQAFPALSSSSVSQSASQSSNPCVQRKSSHVSDRKGSRRRMDTEERKDKDSIHGHSQLDKRPEPSTSENITDDKYATVSSPSKSKKLECPSPAEQKPAEHVSLSNPAPLLVSPEVHLTPAVPSLPATVPAWPSEPTTFGPTGVPAPIPVLSVTQTLTTGPDSAVSQAHLTPSPVPVSIQAVNQPLMPLPQTLSLYQDPLYPGFPCNEKGDRAIVPPYSLCQTGEDLPKDKNILRFFFNLGVKAYSCPMWAPHSYLYPLHQAYLAACRMYPKVPVPVYPHNPWFQEAPAAQNESDCTCTDAHFPMQTEASVNGQMPQPEIGPPTFSSPLVIPPSQVSENHGQLSYQADLESETPGQLLHADYEESLSGKNMFPQPSFGPNPFLGPVPIAPPFFPHVWYGYPFQGFIENPVMRQNIVLPSDEKGELDLSLENLDLSKDCGSVSTVDEFPEARGEHVHSLPEASVSSKLDEGRTEQSSQTRKADTALASIPPVAEGKAHPPTQILNRERETVPVELEPKRTIQSLKEKTEKVKDPKTAADVVSPGANSVDSRVQRPKEESSEDENEVSNILRSGRSKQFYNQTYGSRKYKSDWGYSGRGGYQHVRSEESWKGQPSRSRDEGYQYHRNVRGRPFRGDRRRSGMGDGHRGQHT